The following are from one region of the Acidobacteriota bacterium genome:
- a CDS encoding CHAT domain-containing protein translates to MKQSQDEAARGYEEFAQTSPEWGLQLRILQAKAALWRGLYDQVLEILRHIPASSNRPDLAVPVLTLTGVAHLNTHNFSQAEQSITAAKKICDSVDLPSCGYTLQALGLLASERSQSAVAEAYYQQTFSFAQSHGDQFLEADALLNLGAESLSQGRFDEAIDQSEAAYQIAKTTNAKILQLVTQGNIGWAYYRLGDSERALDLSLQAEKLAAQLGDVFDQENELTNIGYIYLDQGKSDLAAQTFRKALDLAEGIKAKRDIYNAVRVLARLSLQTGDIDKAYQYAGQALAIAKKSNNRLDELYPLLIQGQIAAYRGDSSGAEQTFHDVELDPQCPVFLKWEAQHSLAGLYEKNNQMDAADHEYRLALATFEAARSDVRHEDFHLSFLTNGWRIYDDYVHFLVARGNTDDALRWADYSRARSLADGLGVPTKVSAGGPPPLDATAIARNSHGTVLFYWLGQKQSYLWAIDAQKTNVFTLPAAAEIDAAVQRYRDALGGPQDVAEYGDSDGRWLFQTLLGRVQASLPKDAPVFVVPDGGLNNLNFETLLVPEPKLHYWIEDATVANANSLRMLGASYRQDKKPRKLLLFGDNIPPNTRYPALLRASAQMETVAAHFPASSRQIFSREAATPAAYLESHPERFSNLHFVAHGTASRLSPLDSAIILSRSSADHESFKLYARDIIQRPLSADLVAISSCYGTGERTYKGEGLVGLSWAFLRAGAHNVIAALWEAADASTEKLMARFYDELDHGASPGNALRTAKISLLQSHDFQSPFYWAPFQLYVQGQASKAHSVAPLRATSR, encoded by the coding sequence TTGAAACAAAGCCAGGACGAAGCCGCTCGAGGATATGAAGAATTTGCACAAACAAGCCCCGAATGGGGCTTACAGTTGCGGATCCTGCAAGCCAAGGCTGCTCTCTGGCGGGGACTCTATGACCAGGTCCTCGAAATCCTCCGGCACATTCCAGCATCTTCCAATCGTCCCGACCTGGCAGTTCCCGTCCTCACCCTCACGGGAGTAGCTCACCTGAACACCCACAATTTTTCACAAGCAGAACAGTCCATTACAGCGGCGAAAAAGATATGCGACTCCGTTGATTTGCCGAGTTGCGGCTACACTCTGCAGGCGCTTGGCCTGCTCGCCAGTGAACGATCCCAGTCGGCTGTCGCGGAAGCGTACTATCAGCAAACTTTTTCGTTTGCTCAATCCCATGGCGATCAATTTCTGGAGGCGGACGCCCTTCTGAACCTGGGAGCAGAATCGCTTTCTCAGGGACGATTCGATGAAGCCATCGACCAATCTGAAGCCGCCTACCAGATTGCGAAAACGACCAATGCCAAGATTCTGCAATTGGTAACGCAGGGCAATATCGGTTGGGCCTATTACCGGCTTGGCGACTCGGAAAGAGCCTTGGATTTGTCTTTACAGGCAGAGAAATTGGCCGCTCAACTCGGAGATGTCTTCGACCAGGAAAACGAACTCACGAACATCGGCTACATCTACTTGGACCAGGGCAAGTCCGACCTCGCCGCACAAACATTTCGAAAGGCGTTGGATTTGGCTGAAGGGATCAAAGCCAAGCGAGATATCTACAATGCTGTGCGCGTCCTGGCGCGCCTCTCTTTGCAGACCGGTGACATTGACAAGGCGTACCAATATGCAGGACAGGCGCTCGCCATCGCGAAGAAGAGCAACAATCGGCTCGACGAACTTTACCCTCTCCTGATTCAGGGCCAGATTGCTGCGTATCGCGGCGACAGCTCGGGAGCTGAGCAGACGTTTCACGACGTGGAACTCGACCCGCAGTGCCCCGTATTTCTCAAGTGGGAAGCCCAACACTCGCTCGCGGGCCTCTACGAAAAAAACAATCAGATGGACGCTGCCGACCACGAATACCGACTGGCTCTCGCGACCTTTGAGGCCGCGCGTTCGGACGTGCGGCATGAGGACTTTCATCTTTCGTTCCTGACCAACGGATGGCGGATCTACGACGACTACGTGCACTTCCTCGTCGCCCGGGGAAATACTGACGACGCGTTACGCTGGGCTGACTACAGCCGGGCACGTAGCTTGGCCGATGGGCTGGGGGTTCCCACGAAGGTTTCGGCGGGTGGTCCCCCGCCTCTGGATGCGACTGCGATCGCGCGCAACAGCCATGGGACCGTGCTCTTCTACTGGCTGGGCCAGAAGCAGTCGTATCTCTGGGCGATTGACGCTCAGAAGACGAACGTTTTCACGCTGCCTGCTGCCGCTGAGATCGATGCGGCGGTGCAACGCTATCGCGACGCTCTTGGCGGCCCACAGGACGTTGCGGAGTACGGCGATAGCGACGGTCGATGGCTCTTTCAGACGCTGCTTGGTCGGGTGCAGGCTTCCTTGCCCAAAGACGCTCCGGTCTTCGTGGTTCCCGACGGCGGCCTGAACAATTTGAACTTTGAGACACTTCTCGTGCCGGAACCGAAGCTGCACTATTGGATTGAAGACGCAACCGTCGCAAATGCAAACTCGCTGCGCATGCTGGGCGCATCCTACCGGCAGGACAAGAAGCCACGGAAGCTTTTACTCTTCGGCGATAATATCCCGCCGAATACTCGATACCCTGCTCTGCTCCGCGCATCTGCACAAATGGAGACGGTGGCTGCGCACTTTCCGGCCAGCTCTCGCCAGATATTTTCGCGGGAAGCCGCAACTCCGGCGGCCTATCTTGAAAGCCATCCCGAGCGTTTTTCGAATCTCCACTTCGTTGCCCATGGGACCGCCAGCCGCTTGAGTCCACTGGATTCCGCCATCATTCTTTCCCGCAGTTCTGCCGATCATGAGTCCTTCAAACTGTATGCACGCGATATCATCCAGCGGCCCCTATCCGCCGACCTTGTGGCTATTTCCTCCTGCTACGGAACCGGAGAGCGTACTTACAAGGGCGAGGGCCTAGTCGGGCTGTCATGGGCATTTCTCAGGGCAGGTGCGCACAACGTGATTGCCGCGTTATGGGAAGCGGCAGACGCGTCGACAGAAAAACTGATGGCGCGGTTCTACGACGAACTGGACCATGGAGCATCCCCTGGCAACGCCTTGCGTACGGCCAAAATCTCACTGCTGCAAAGCCACGACTTTCAGAGCCCGTTCTATTGGGCTCCTTTTCAGCTGTACGTACAGGGACAGGCGAGCAAGGCACATTCTGTTGCACCCTTGAGAGCCACTTCTCGCTGA
- a CDS encoding nuclear transport factor 2 family protein encodes MTTRPPLPPFTRETAIQKVRLAEDGWNSRDPEKVSLAYTLDSGWRNRAEFVNGRVEIVAFLQRKWTKELEYRLVKELWAFSQNRIAVRFAYEWHDDSGNWFRSYGNENWEFNDEGLMSLRLASINDLPLAVSERKYYWPLGRRPDDHPGLSDLGL; translated from the coding sequence ATGACTACACGCCCGCCGTTACCGCCATTTACGCGGGAAACTGCAATTCAAAAAGTCCGCCTCGCCGAGGACGGATGGAATTCACGCGATCCTGAAAAGGTTTCACTCGCCTACACACTCGATTCCGGCTGGCGCAACCGGGCTGAGTTCGTAAATGGCCGAGTGGAGATTGTTGCGTTCCTGCAAAGAAAGTGGACAAAGGAACTTGAATACCGCCTGGTTAAGGAACTGTGGGCATTTAGCCAGAATCGGATCGCAGTTCGATTTGCCTACGAATGGCACGATGATTCCGGAAACTGGTTTCGTTCCTACGGCAATGAAAATTGGGAATTCAACGATGAGGGCTTGATGAGCCTGCGTCTGGCCAGCATCAACGATCTGCCGCTTGCCGTTTCCGAACGCAAGTACTATTGGCCGCTGGGTCGACGTCCGGATGATCATCCCGGACTCAGCGATCTTGGATTGTGA
- a CDS encoding Gfo/Idh/MocA family oxidoreductase: MTELRSALIGAGFVGRAHIDAIRRLGVPITGVLGSSAQRTEETRASLGLPRAYASLQQLAADPDVHVVHVCTPNHLHFEQVSTLLRAGKHVMCEKPLAMDTKQSAALIELARTLGRVGGVTYNLRYYPLCQEARSLIASGAIGEPRLVCGGFLQDWLFYPTDWNWRLETQLGGDLRAVSDIGTHWLDLTTWLTGRRVQEVCADLATVIPVRQRPRGRMETFKSTAGATDPVSIATDDYASVLLHFEGGLRGVMTVSQVSAGHKAMLEFEINGSEGSLAFNSESPNELWIGRRNEANRILLKDPSLMRADSRTYSNYPGGHAEGYPDTFFNLFRDFYSYIQKGEFSLAPSFPTFQTGHDELVLCEAIGQSARNRLWVRVD; the protein is encoded by the coding sequence ATGACAGAACTGCGATCTGCATTGATTGGTGCGGGGTTTGTCGGGCGTGCTCACATCGATGCCATACGACGTCTTGGTGTTCCGATCACCGGGGTCTTGGGCAGCTCTGCGCAGCGGACCGAGGAAACCCGAGCATCTCTTGGGCTGCCGAGAGCTTATGCCTCTCTGCAACAACTCGCAGCCGATCCCGATGTACATGTTGTTCACGTATGTACTCCAAATCATCTTCACTTCGAACAGGTCAGCACGCTCCTGCGGGCGGGCAAGCACGTGATGTGCGAAAAGCCCCTGGCCATGGACACGAAGCAGAGTGCTGCATTGATTGAACTGGCTAGAACTCTGGGCCGAGTTGGCGGAGTCACTTACAACCTGCGCTACTACCCGCTTTGCCAAGAGGCTCGATCCCTTATCGCAAGCGGTGCCATCGGAGAGCCTCGCTTAGTCTGCGGCGGTTTTCTGCAGGACTGGCTGTTTTATCCAACCGACTGGAACTGGCGTCTGGAAACGCAGCTCGGAGGCGATCTGCGCGCTGTCTCGGACATCGGCACGCACTGGCTTGATCTCACAACCTGGCTCACCGGCCGCCGCGTACAGGAAGTGTGCGCCGACCTGGCAACCGTGATTCCAGTGCGACAACGTCCACGAGGCCGCATGGAAACATTTAAGTCCACTGCGGGCGCGACCGATCCCGTATCCATCGCCACGGACGACTACGCATCGGTCCTTTTGCATTTCGAAGGTGGCCTGCGCGGGGTGATGACAGTCTCCCAGGTTAGCGCCGGCCACAAGGCAATGCTCGAATTCGAGATCAATGGTTCGGAAGGCTCCCTCGCCTTCAATTCCGAATCGCCCAACGAACTATGGATCGGACGCCGCAACGAAGCCAATAGAATTCTGCTGAAAGATCCCTCTCTCATGCGCGCCGACAGCCGTACCTATTCCAACTACCCGGGCGGCCATGCAGAAGGTTATCCCGACACTTTCTTTAACTTGTTTCGCGATTTCTACAGCTACATTCAGAAGGGCGAGTTCTCGCTTGCTCCATCCTTCCCAACTTTCCAAACGGGACATGACGAACTCGTTCTCTGCGAAGCGATTGGACAGAGCGCACGCAATCGGCTATGGGTGCGAGTGGACTAG